Genomic window (Bombyx mori chromosome 9, ASM3026992v2):
TAACGGATCGAAATTCATAAGCTAATTAAGAAATACGTTACTTGATTATAACAAGTTAGTTTCATAACAATAGGTACGAAACTAGTATAGTTAGTGTTATTCAAGCGTTAACTTGCCTATGTCTTACAAACCCGATTGCTTTGAGGGAGTGCATatagtcccttctttatttcgcgtgttttatgtaattaacaccacagttgaatcaataaaaattttattgttgtagcggcataaagtaattacattaaattagttattatcacattataaattatttttatgtttttcatatttggcggtaaaaaggtaatGTCTCACAGACTATAtcctttttcccacatctcgtgcgttccggcttacgcataataaaacgccacaCCACCCCCCTACGGAGAAGGAGAATCCgcagaaaaagagaaaaattatcatAGGTCGAAAGGTTTGGAGAAGTGGACTCTGCGACCTGACCGGGTGGTATATTGAGGTGTATGTGTAGGAGTAGCAGTTAGAGGTGCCGAAGGCACGAGTGGACATGAAGGGACATTAGTAGCATCCGGTTGCGCTGGTTGAGGCACAGAATCCCGCGGTGCTGGTGCTGGAACGAGATCTACTAAAGAATGCTCGACGAAAGCTGGCTTAATTCTGTCGACACTGACCGTCACCTGTTTCCCTTTTACATCAATCGACCACGTTTTTCCGTCCTCGGCTCTAGATATAACTCTATGAGGACCAGAGTAAGGTGGTTGCATTGAACGTCTAACCGAATCCTCCCTGAGCATGACATGAGAGGCAGtggaaagatttttaaatatgaaaggtGATGGTTTAGTGTGGGAGGAACATGGAGTGGGACGCAATTTAGACATACGCTGTCTTAACTTTACGACAAAATCCGTCGGGTCCTCGAAACCAGAGGGACTGGGAGGTACTAACAGTTCCCCTGGAAGCGTTAATGTTTCTCCGTAAAGCAATTCCGCTACTGTTGCTTGTAGATCTTCTTTAAAAGCCGAACGCATTCCTAATAAGACCAAAGGTAATGCATTCAACCACGAATCATCATAACACATCAGAGAGGCCTTTAATTGTCTATGCATGCGCTCCACGAGCCCATTGGCACAAGGGTGGTAACTAGTAGTGCGTATACGTTTAGTACCACATAAATTAGTAAGGCGTCTGAAAAGGTCCGACTCGAACTGTCGTCCCTGGTCGGTAGTGATGACAGCAGGTACTCCGAATCGAGCAATCCAACCGGCTACAAAGGTGCTTGCCACTTCTTCTGCTGTTATTCCGTGCATAGGCCAAACTTCGGGCCATCGAGTGTAGCGATCCACAGCAGTCAGGCAGTATTGGAAGTCAGAACAAGATGGAAGAGGGCCTATGATGTCAATATGGACATGCTTCAGTCGAGACGTAGGACTGGAGAAGTGTCCAAGTGGAGATTTTATATGCCGCGTCACCTTACTTCGCTGGCAAGCAACGCAGGTTTGGCACCAATAACGGCAATCTTTGGCAATGCCAGGCCACACGAAACGGTCGGAGATCAATCGAATGGTTGATCTAGTACCAGGATGGCTAAGATTATGTAGCTGAGCAAAAATCTTCTTTCGCATAGGTTCCGATACAAATGGGCGTGGTCGCCCTGTTGACATGTCGCAGACCAAAACAGTGTTTGTGCCAGGAACTACGACGTTCTCTAGTTTTAGAGAAGAATTCGCATCGTTACGATACTTTTTCAATTCGTCGTCAAGTTTTTGGCAAGCGGAGAGAGCAGAATGGTCAGTTTCAAAACTAACAGCTTCGATGCGGGACATGGCGTCCGCCACCGTATTGTCGTCCCCTTTTATATGGACAATGTCCGTGGTAAACTGCGAAATAAAAGACAGTTGATTTAACTGTACCGGAGGAAGCCTTTCGCGACGTTGCGAGAACGCATAAACTAATGGCTTATGGTCCGTATAAATCGTTACGTGCTGTGCGGCTAGGAAGTGTCGATAATGTTGCACACTCTCATATACCGCAAGAAGTTCTCGGTAGTATGCTGGCCACTGGCACTGTCGGGGATTCAGCTTTTTACTAAAGAAACCCAGGGGTTGCCAAGCATCACCGACTTTCTGTTGAAGGCAGGCACCAACGTGAGAACTGGAAGCGTCGGTGAAAAGCCCTAGTTCAGCGTTAGGCAAAGGGTGTGCCAACAGAGCTGCAGATGACAAGCTATCTTTACAGGTATTAAAGCATTCTTCGAGCTCAGGTGTCCAAGTGATCGGTGTGAGACCTTTACCTCCAGTGGCCACGATCGCGTTGACTAGCGGTGCTTGTAACTTGGCCGCATTGCGCAGAAATCGGCGATAATAATTAACCATCCCAATGAAACGACGGAGTCCTTGTACAGTCTGTGGTAGAGGAAAATCTTTTAGAGCTTGAATGCGCTCTGATGGTGGTTGTGTTCCGTCGGCGGATATTCTGTTTCCGAGAAAAGTAACCTCAGGAGCACCAAACACGCATTTTGCTGGATTAATAACGATTCCGTAATCTTCAAATCGCTTGAAAAGAGTACGAAGGTGTGCAGCATGTTGAAGAGCATCACGGGAATACACTAATATGTCGTCAACGTACGCAAAGCAAAAATCGAGACTTCGTCTATAAATCTTTGAAACGTTTGGCCTGCGTTGCGTAGACCAAAAGTCATGTAATTAAATTCGTAGAGTCCGAAGGGTGTTATGATGGCGGTTTTACAGATATCCTCAGGCGCAACAGGAATTTGCTGATATGCCTTAACGAGGTCGATggtactaaaataaatatactacaCCCAGATATGTTATGGCCAACGTCACCGATATGGCGAACTGGGTACCTGTCAGGTATGGTACGTGAATTCAACGCACGATAATCACCGCAGGGTCGCCAGGTGCCGTCGCGCTTAGGGACCATATGAAGTGGAGAAGACCACGAACTtttcgaaggtctggctgtcccgCACTGTACCATATCATCAAAAACCTTTTTGGCCTCTTGAAGTTTTTGAGGTGCCAGACGTCTAGGACGACAAGAGACTGGGGCGCCCTCAGTGGTTAGAATATAATGAACTGTGTTATGCTTCGGCTCACGAATAAGTCCTGGTGGCTTCGTAATGGAAGGAAATTCCGCAAGAAGTGCACTAAATTGGGATGACGGAGCGCAGACAACTTTGACGCTGGTCTGGTCTAAGACAGCGACGGCAGCAACGCATGACAACCCGGTAATGCTATCGACGAGTCTCTTACTGGCACAATCTGGCAACAACCGATAGTGCGCCAGAAAATCGGAGCCGACGATGGCGGTGTTGACGTCAGCGATAATAAATCGCCATTGAAATGTGCGGCGTAGCCCCAAATTAAGCGCCATTTCTATGTGACCAAAAGTGCGTATCTCACTACCATTGGCAGCCGCTAACGTATAGTTTGAACGTACCGGCTTATTTGCTAACCACTGGTATGGGTAACAGGAGAGGTCGGAGCCTGTGTCTATTAAAAAACGGCGCTTGGTTGCGCTTTCGGTGACAAATAATCGGCGACTCTCCTTTAAGCAGTCAGACGTCGCTATCATTGACTGCTTTTGTCGTTTTCCGAAGGTGGCGGCGGCGTCCAGGTACATGGTTGAATACACTTAACAGctttagtattaaatttcctaTGGTAAAAGCACATTTGAAGCTTACCAGGCGTTTGTGAACGTCGTCGCTGGTTTGAGAAATCCCGggtcctatttctaccgcgctcTGCAGTGAGCACAGCAAGCTGACGCGTGACCTCATCCAGACGCCGTGTGATATCTTCTAACGAAGGGGGTGAGACGGCAGACGTGCTTGCTGAGAAAACAGCAGATGAATGAGGTGCGACCATACCAGGCGAAACTTCCAAAATTTTGTCCGCTAGCTCAGCGACTTTGTCCAGCGAGAGTTCTGATTGGGCGGCCAAAATTGCTTGGAGATGTTGTGGGAGGCGACGCATCCATAGCTGGCGAAGCAAATTTTCATCAGTGAGGGTGTTTCCTGCCAATGATCTAAGATGACGTAAAAACTGCGAAGGACGGCGGTCACCCAACTCAACATCACTGACAAGTTGCCTGACACGTTGCTCCTCAGACGTGGACAACCTACGGATCAACTCGGATTTGAGGCGACCATATTTGTCCTCTGGTGGTGGTTGGAGAATAATGTCTTCTACCTCCCCAATAACTCGGGTATCTAACTGAGCAATCACGTAGTTAAATTTAGTCAGGTCAGCGGAGATGCCTGAAATCGAGAACTGTGCCTCTACCTGAGCAAACCAAATTGCAGGCCGATCAGGCCAGAAGGGAGGAAGTTTTATGGCTACTCTGCATACTGACGTAGGTTGAGGAAATAATGGGTCTGTGGGGGGTGGGTCCGTTTTATCGATGCCTtgcattttaagtttttgtaattCAGCCTTTAGGATGGCATTTTGTTGTAGTAACAGTGTATTTTCTTCTCTTACTAATTGTTCGTTTGCCTCCATTACAAAACTTTACGTTTAcaattgcaataaataaataaaaaaactaagcaCTTACACAATGtaacaacttaaaaataataataataagtaaacaggaaattgaaaattaatgattATGGTAAAAGATGGCAAAATACTGACAATAAGAGACAcagtaaaacaatgaaataaaattatagtatacAAGAAAATAGAAATTAGTCAAATTCAGATGTGATGTATAAGACCtaaaactgtaattattttgcctcgtaaaaacaaatatttccttacTACTAATCGTACAATAAtaccttaatattattattaattacaatgttATACCATGAATTGGTGGAGCAATGAAGGCCCGTTAACAAAATATGATTAACTATGGTTACAAAAGGaacctttaaattaaataaaaattttgtttttcttgtttttttatgtcgACAAAGACCAAGCTGTTATATATgcaattatgtaacaaaatataAGTTACAGTATAGGCGGAGAATATGAAGAAgttttaagattaaaataaaataaaaaatataaaacacttcACTGAGTTAatcaaaaaacacaaaaaaaaaaaaaaaaaaaaaaataagttccaTGTTGTGGAATGCCGCACCAGGTGTTTAACCGCTTGTACTTGATCACTCTGCTGTGCGCGGCGATGCTGCGCCAAGTGTATATGGTTTGTAGACGATCTTGCCTGAATGCTGTGCCAGGTGTATATAGTTTGTACTCGACCTTGTCTGGATGCTGCGCCAGGTGTATATGGTTTCTACTCGATCTCTATTTGTAACGAtcgatcacgtcggggtcaccaatgaGGGAGTGCATatagtcccttctttatttcgcgtgttttatgtaattaacaccacagttgaatcaataaaaattttattgttgtagcggcataaagtaattacattaaattagttattatcacattataaattatttttatgtttttcatatttggcggtaaaaaggtaatGTCTCACAGACTATAtcctttttcccacatctcgtgcgttccggcttacgcataataaaacgccacaGCTTGTTATATTTGTAATCACAAATATATCTTTAATTCCACGAACTGTATTTTCCCTAAAAGAATTCAAATCTAATTTCAGTTGGACCGTCATCAGCATCCAGCTTACGATGATATAACATCCGCATTAGCGAATGTAACCGAACCCTATACTTCCGTGGCGATGAGCCATCCCTTTTCATTCCTCAACATTTTGCCTTACGATTTGAAGAGGTACTTTACCTACAAGGGCTCATTGACAACTCCGCCTTGTTCTGAAGTTGTCATTTGGTTGGATTTCGAGCAGCCTATTAGATTAACACACGATCAGGTACGttggttaaaaaataataattgcgttACCGTATGTCTGCGCAGTGGTACCCTAGTTGAAGTTAAtacaaatgaataattaatatcGTGCGCATATAGAATAAGCCTCTTGAAGTAAAACTCATGTTTATAGAAACTACTTTCCTGGCCTACAAACCTGAACGCGGTATTCTTTGGTGTAAAAATTACACCCTTGATCCaagcattttttttgtaaagattGACctttaaaaagcttaaaaatataGGTACCCTGTGTATATAAAATCTGTACGTGGTACATTTAGGCTCTGGATTGAACTTGTCTTTTTGGTATTTTGCTAGTTCTATTAAATGTCTTATTTGAAACAAGGTTTGCTTGAGTGAaggtttgaagtcgtcgcgatctaaaggataagatgtccggtgcatacgtatctagcgatgcaacagtgttcgaatcccgcaggcgggtaggtatcaatttttctaatgaaatatgtacttaacaaatgttcacgattgacttccacggtgaaggaataacatcctgtaataaaaatcaaacccgcaaaattataatttgcgtcattactggtggtaggacctcttgtaactatactgagaccttagaacttatatctcaaggtgggtggcgcatttaagctgtagatgtctatgataCCTCTTATTGACatttcgacctcacgtctctaGCTAAATAGTGCCATTCAAATGATGTGCATCGGCATTATTCACTCAATCATTCTTCTGACCATATTTGACGAAGTCTCAAATATTTTGGTGTGAtgctatatgtatatttttcatcGGCAATAAACACTTTTTGGATTCTGATACTAAGATGCATATAAAGAATTCTGATCAGAAACTACTGAGATaccaaaatacatataaattaatattttcagatAGAAACGTTTCGTGAACTCAAGTCTGCACACGGAAAGATCACTCATAATTTCCGACCAATACAGCCAATCGGTGAcagaattgtattttataacattGACAACAGCTACTTTAGTTACAACACTATAGATGAAGATGAAGAGGAACATAAAGACACGCATCCAAAACGAAAGAAGCATCGCAATAATGCACAAAATATATTAAGCAATTATACTTTAATTTTATGCAATGTCTTGCTTTTAGTATATGGTATTCACTTAAGTCCATTAATTTCAGAGGTCTCTTTCACGACTgatttctaaaattaaaatgcaaaGGTGATTTTGCATAATATTTCGTTTTGACACTCGGATTTGTTAGCAGAGACCCAATAGAACTA
Coding sequences:
- the LOC101744734 gene encoding putative carbonic anhydrase 3 yields the protein MQGVIATFILFATLQVLLTLGDDFGYDGITGPNYWGERYRECAGKHQSPININILHVKHIILPDIEFIGFDDSIDDVHVTNNGHTVLIEVKNEPHPRVRGGPLDGDYIFSQMHFHWGDNDTFGSEDTINHRSFPMELHMVFFKEEYGTPTNAVKHHDGLTVLAFFYELDRHQHPAYDDITSALANVTEPYTSVAMSHPFSFLNILPYDLKRYFTYKGSLTTPPCSEVVIWLDFEQPIRLTHDQIETFRELKSAHGKITHNFRPIQPIGDRIVFYNIDNSYFSYNTIDEDEEEHKDTHPKRKKHRNNAQNILSNYTLILCNVLLLVYGIHLSPLISEVSFTTDF